One window of the uncultured Fretibacterium sp. genome contains the following:
- a CDS encoding amidohydrolase family protein: MKTIIYNAKAYIERETFAGAMLIEDGFISAVGSNEKILSYASSDAVQINAEGHLVLPGFNDSHLHLHDFGRNLHRIQAYDVTSISELIELGKEVVDRLRPPRGSVVTGTGWNQELFTDEKRHPNRFDLDKISTDHAIIIDRVCGHSVCCNTLAMEMAGVNRETLDVEGGHMDRDEKGDLLGIFRENAIYDIKKIIPPYTPEQVQNQLEYALQHALENGLTSVSSRDIIDDNYQMLIDAFVKIFEEGRARIRVTMQCSLDDEATFDKFIELGYVTRQTVRHPLLKMGPLKLFADGSLGSQTAYMRKPYADCPSTTGLRVMTQRTMDTLVHRAHTSGLQVIVHAIGDAAIDEVLNSFEKVTSKGINPLRHAIVHCQITDKGLLERMAANNILAIVQPIFLTHDLYIVDSRVGEELASTSYAFNTMEKLGIRAAYGTDCPVESMNPLECIHCAVNRQDIESGYPEGGYYPQERVDVWTAVDNYTMGSAYATFEEEVKGRIKPGFYADLVMLDKDIFSIPPEGIKNAHVLMTMVGGQIVYNRSLKERAGVEHAL; encoded by the coding sequence ATGAAAACGATCATCTATAACGCAAAAGCATATATTGAAAGGGAAACTTTTGCCGGAGCGATGTTAATAGAAGACGGCTTCATCTCGGCTGTTGGATCAAACGAGAAAATACTAAGTTATGCTTCATCCGATGCTGTGCAGATCAATGCAGAAGGGCACCTCGTTCTTCCCGGCTTCAATGACTCCCATTTACACCTTCACGATTTTGGTCGAAACCTTCATCGGATTCAGGCATACGACGTTACTTCAATCTCGGAATTAATCGAGCTAGGGAAGGAAGTGGTCGACCGCCTTCGTCCTCCACGAGGCTCGGTAGTTACGGGAACGGGATGGAACCAGGAGCTGTTTACCGATGAAAAACGCCATCCCAATCGTTTCGACCTCGATAAAATATCCACCGATCACGCCATTATCATCGATCGTGTTTGCGGACATTCAGTCTGTTGCAATACTTTGGCCATGGAAATGGCTGGCGTTAACAGGGAAACCCTGGATGTAGAGGGCGGCCATATGGACAGGGACGAAAAAGGCGACCTTTTGGGCATCTTTAGAGAAAACGCTATTTATGATATAAAAAAAATTATTCCTCCTTATACTCCGGAACAGGTTCAAAACCAACTTGAATATGCTCTCCAGCACGCACTTGAAAATGGGCTCACTTCTGTTAGCAGCAGAGATATTATTGATGACAATTATCAGATGCTTATCGACGCTTTCGTCAAGATTTTCGAAGAAGGTCGTGCCCGAATACGCGTTACGATGCAATGTAGCCTGGACGATGAGGCAACGTTTGATAAATTCATCGAGCTCGGATACGTCACACGCCAAACTGTACGACATCCATTGCTAAAAATGGGGCCCCTGAAGCTTTTTGCAGACGGTTCTCTAGGGTCCCAGACGGCCTACATGCGCAAACCTTACGCAGACTGCCCTTCTACTACAGGATTACGGGTAATGACTCAGAGGACGATGGATACTTTGGTTCACAGAGCCCATACCAGTGGATTACAAGTGATCGTTCACGCTATTGGGGACGCTGCAATAGACGAAGTATTGAATAGTTTCGAGAAAGTAACCAGCAAGGGGATCAATCCATTGCGCCATGCTATAGTCCATTGCCAGATTACGGATAAGGGCTTGCTTGAGAGAATGGCTGCAAACAATATTCTAGCAATCGTACAGCCCATATTTCTTACCCACGACCTTTATATTGTGGACAGCAGAGTGGGGGAGGAGCTCGCCTCGACTTCCTATGCATTTAACACGATGGAAAAATTGGGAATACGGGCCGCGTATGGGACCGATTGTCCAGTGGAGTCGATGAATCCGCTTGAATGTATCCACTGCGCGGTCAATCGTCAGGATATCGAAAGCGGTTATCCCGAGGGAGGATATTATCCTCAGGAACGTGTCGATGTGTGGACGGCCGTAGACAACTATACGATGGGAAGCGCCTACGCCACTTTTGAAGAGGAGGTCAAAGGCCGTATCAAACCAGGTTTTTACGCCGATCTGGTTATGCTGGACAAAGATATTTTTTCCATCCCTCCAGAAGGAATCAAAAACGCCCATGTGCTGATGACCATGGTCGGAGGACAAATTGTCTACAACAGGTCTCTTAAGGAAAGGGCAGGTGTCGAACATGCGCTTTAA
- a CDS encoding amino acid permease: protein MQSVKHPGALQKTGDFRKEIGLFSGVNVLVGIIIGSGVFYLGSYVLLNTKMRLGYALLAWIIGGLISLMGGLCFAELGAMMPRAGGMYVYMSEAYHPVVGFMNEFTSILISGAGSIAAIAIAFPTALGVLMPMSDVTIKAIAIIAIVFLSAVNYFGVKGGTLVQNIFTVAKVIPIILIIVLGISQGNQTVNLSLTISSGENFFDIVSMIALAVMTTMWAYDGWTNLNSITEEIKAPQKNLPRAIALALCLITGIYVLFNYAIYRVLPLEQIQHLIGNGQVYLGTEAAKSLLGKTGGILVALTMALSMFGSLNGCILSFPREYYALAYDGLFFKSFGKLHPKYRTPSMAIISQMVISVILVLIRNLNQLTSLVIFSSLFFKMLTIYAVLVFRKKLPDMERPYKVPMANVTVFVTCAAFLGLLFSTLQGDVLTSLIGLLIPAVGAIVYFLFFHGYYNGGERT from the coding sequence ATGCAGAGCGTTAAGCATCCAGGTGCACTGCAGAAAACGGGAGATTTTAGGAAGGAGATTGGTCTTTTCTCTGGAGTCAATGTTCTGGTAGGAATCATCATAGGCTCAGGCGTATTTTATCTCGGTTCCTACGTTCTGCTGAACACAAAAATGCGTTTGGGTTATGCTCTGTTGGCATGGATAATCGGCGGACTGATATCCTTGATGGGAGGCCTCTGCTTTGCAGAATTAGGGGCAATGATGCCCCGTGCTGGAGGTATGTACGTTTATATGAGTGAAGCCTATCATCCTGTGGTGGGGTTTATGAACGAGTTTACGAGCATACTTATTAGCGGTGCGGGATCTATTGCAGCAATTGCTATCGCTTTTCCTACTGCATTAGGGGTACTGATGCCAATGAGCGACGTTACAATCAAGGCTATCGCTATAATCGCAATTGTTTTTTTATCCGCAGTCAACTATTTTGGGGTAAAAGGTGGAACACTGGTACAGAATATCTTTACGGTAGCCAAAGTCATTCCTATTATTTTGATTATCGTGCTGGGCATATCGCAGGGCAATCAAACCGTAAACCTGTCCCTTACCATAAGTTCGGGAGAAAATTTTTTTGATATCGTCAGCATGATCGCCTTGGCCGTCATGACCACGATGTGGGCTTACGATGGCTGGACGAATCTGAACTCGATAACCGAGGAGATCAAAGCACCTCAAAAAAATCTACCCCGCGCCATTGCTCTGGCCTTGTGCCTGATTACGGGAATCTACGTGCTCTTCAATTATGCAATATACAGAGTGTTGCCCTTGGAACAGATTCAGCATCTGATAGGCAATGGACAGGTCTATCTGGGGACCGAAGCCGCCAAGTCACTGTTGGGCAAAACGGGAGGAATTTTAGTCGCTTTAACCATGGCTCTTTCGATGTTTGGCTCCCTGAACGGCTGCATCCTCTCCTTCCCTCGAGAATACTATGCGCTTGCTTACGACGGGCTTTTCTTTAAATCCTTCGGGAAATTACATCCAAAATACAGAACTCCCAGTATGGCCATAATTTCCCAGATGGTAATCTCCGTCATTCTTGTCCTAATTCGCAACTTGAATCAGCTGACATCCCTTGTCATTTTTTCCAGCCTTTTTTTCAAAATGCTCACTATATACGCTGTTCTCGTCTTCAGGAAAAAGCTACCGGATATGGAACGGCCCTACAAAGTACCCATGGCTAACGTTACCGTATTCGTTACCTGCGCAGCCTTCCTTGGCCTGCTGTTCAGTACGCTTCAAGGAGACGTTTTAACCTCTCTGATTGGCCTCCTGATTCCTGCGGTTGGAGCTATCGTGTATTTTCTTTTTTTTCATGGATATTATAATGGAGGAGAGAGAACCTGA
- a CDS encoding GntR family transcriptional regulator, which produces MSIGKRNEGNLKAQIYTKIFEDIIRGEYGPEDVLREKALVEKFHVSKSPVREALIELCKEGVLRSIPRYGYEVLRISDRDVEEIRGYRLIIECGCLEAYWHMLTPERVVELQDVLNQEYKENIQRDVLEHWSRNMDFHLALMSCYGNQYLYRNLEAALRVMTRAYAQFFWDRWRKTVIFSSADLHHKLLRSIRDGNREEALDCMREDISGFDVEGV; this is translated from the coding sequence ATGTCCATCGGCAAACGAAATGAGGGGAACTTAAAAGCGCAGATTTACACCAAAATTTTTGAGGATATCATTCGTGGGGAATATGGTCCCGAGGATGTGCTCAGGGAAAAAGCTTTGGTGGAAAAATTTCATGTCAGTAAATCGCCTGTGCGCGAAGCTCTTATTGAGCTTTGTAAGGAGGGAGTGTTACGTAGCATTCCACGATATGGTTATGAGGTCCTTCGTATCTCAGATCGGGATGTCGAGGAAATTCGGGGCTATCGCCTCATCATTGAGTGTGGATGTCTTGAGGCTTATTGGCACATGCTGACCCCCGAGCGCGTGGTGGAACTACAGGACGTGCTCAATCAAGAGTATAAGGAAAACATCCAGCGGGACGTGTTGGAACACTGGAGCCGGAATATGGACTTTCACCTGGCGCTGATGTCTTGCTATGGTAACCAATACCTCTATCGCAATCTGGAAGCTGCGCTTCGGGTGATGACGCGGGCCTATGCACAGTTTTTTTGGGACCGATGGCGAAAAACTGTTATTTTCAGCTCCGCCGACCTGCACCATAAACTGTTGAGAAGTATTCGTGATGGCAATAGGGAGGAAGCCTTGGATTGTATGAGAGAAGACATCAGCGGTTTTGATGTGGAGGGCGTTTAG
- a CDS encoding dihydroxyacetone kinase subunit L, which yields MMNSRSLKGAMENISALMDKYRDYLVELDAQNGDGDLGISMSIGYRAVSEYLRQTDETDLGKLFMKGALVFNEAAPSSLGTITAFGMMGMAKTLKGKQEASLPELAEAMAAGIAAIMEKAKSKPGEKTILDALYPAVTILKEMADKDAKTAFAAASQAAAVGAESTRKMQSVHGRGSYYGEKSLGVLDGGAVVGKLIFEGIARYCS from the coding sequence ATGATGAATTCCAGATCTTTGAAGGGAGCCATGGAGAACATCAGTGCCCTGATGGACAAATATAGGGATTACCTCGTCGAGTTGGATGCCCAGAATGGTGACGGTGATCTGGGAATATCCATGAGTATCGGCTACCGTGCGGTCTCAGAATATTTGAGACAGACAGACGAGACAGATCTGGGCAAGCTTTTTATGAAAGGTGCTTTAGTCTTCAACGAGGCTGCTCCCTCGTCGCTAGGAACTATTACAGCATTTGGAATGATGGGCATGGCTAAAACGTTAAAGGGCAAACAGGAGGCCTCGCTTCCCGAACTTGCCGAAGCTATGGCAGCTGGAATTGCCGCAATCATGGAAAAAGCCAAATCCAAGCCAGGGGAAAAGACGATATTGGATGCCCTTTATCCTGCCGTAACGATCTTGAAAGAAATGGCGGATAAAGACGCCAAAACGGCATTCGCTGCAGCAAGTCAAGCCGCTGCCGTTGGAGCGGAGAGTACGAGAAAAATGCAGTCCGTACATGGACGAGGTTCCTATTATGGAGAAAAAAGCTTGGGAGTCTTGGACGGGGGGGCGGTGGTCGGCAAATTAATCTTCGAGGGGATAGCCCGATATTGTTCCTGA
- a CDS encoding L-2-amino-thiazoline-4-carboxylic acid hydrolase yields the protein MSVIKNIANVVGEKIEVNRAQIQHRAMWLGLIYDEMIKAGIDAEPIIRRAIKRCGLMHGDAFRARCADPQSCTDFKKVFLGSESSVGPQTFHMDNIEADHDNLSVDFHYCALIDAWKKLGFDDSTIAKLCDMAMDGDRGIAEAMGMNLDIKETIAQGSPICKLHFHK from the coding sequence ATGTCCGTTATCAAAAATATTGCCAATGTCGTTGGAGAAAAGATCGAGGTTAATCGTGCTCAGATTCAACATCGTGCTATGTGGTTGGGCTTGATCTACGACGAAATGATAAAAGCAGGCATTGATGCTGAGCCCATCATCCGAAGGGCCATCAAACGCTGTGGTTTAATGCACGGTGACGCTTTCAGAGCTCGTTGCGCGGATCCTCAAAGCTGCACGGATTTCAAAAAAGTATTTCTTGGTTCCGAGTCGTCGGTAGGGCCTCAGACCTTTCATATGGATAATATTGAGGCCGATCATGACAATCTCAGCGTTGATTTCCACTACTGCGCGTTAATTGATGCTTGGAAGAAGTTGGGTTTTGATGATAGTACGATTGCCAAGCTTTGCGATATGGCCATGGACGGAGATCGCGGCATCGCGGAAGCGATGGGGATGAACCTGGACATCAAGGAAACGATCGCTCAAGGTTCCCCAATCTGTAAGTTGCATTTCCACAAATAA
- a CDS encoding dihydroxyacetone kinase subunit DhaK, whose amino-acid sequence MKKLINRPEDFVDEFLEGIALAYGDRLKFLGDDRRIVLSNSPVKQGKVGIVTGGGSGHLPVFLGYVGEGMLDGCAVGNVFASPSAQRMADMIEACNFGNGVLCLYGNYGGDNLNFDMACEMVSLSNIETCTVRVRDDVASSPKETAEKRRGVAGMVYAFKIAGAAAEQMLNLNEVAAVAQRTLANTRTMGVALSPCVLPEVGKPTFSISEEEIEVGMGIHGEPGIEVRKMMTANEVSRLILDKILVDMPLECGDNVSVMVNGLGATPLEELLIAYRGVHRQLKDIGVEIFMPHIGEFATSMEMAGLSITVLKLDTELKSFLRYPASTPFYTNVNK is encoded by the coding sequence ATGAAAAAACTCATTAATCGTCCGGAAGACTTCGTCGATGAATTTCTGGAGGGGATTGCTCTCGCCTACGGCGACCGCCTGAAATTTCTTGGCGATGATCGGCGTATTGTCCTCTCCAATAGCCCGGTCAAACAAGGAAAGGTGGGCATCGTTACAGGAGGCGGCAGCGGCCATCTTCCGGTATTTCTAGGTTATGTTGGAGAAGGAATGTTGGATGGCTGCGCTGTGGGTAACGTATTCGCCTCTCCATCCGCACAGAGAATGGCCGATATGATTGAGGCCTGCAATTTCGGCAATGGGGTGCTCTGTCTTTATGGCAACTATGGTGGCGACAACCTGAATTTTGACATGGCCTGTGAAATGGTTTCCCTTAGCAATATTGAGACGTGTACCGTTCGTGTCAGGGACGACGTAGCGTCCAGTCCCAAAGAAACGGCCGAAAAACGTCGTGGTGTTGCGGGGATGGTCTATGCATTCAAAATAGCAGGAGCAGCTGCGGAACAAATGTTAAATTTAAATGAGGTTGCAGCAGTCGCTCAGAGGACCTTAGCCAATACTCGCACTATGGGAGTAGCGCTTTCGCCCTGCGTTCTCCCGGAAGTGGGAAAGCCTACATTTTCAATTAGCGAGGAAGAAATTGAGGTGGGGATGGGGATCCACGGCGAACCGGGCATCGAGGTCCGTAAAATGATGACGGCCAACGAGGTTTCCCGGCTCATACTTGACAAAATTCTTGTGGACATGCCTCTGGAATGCGGAGATAATGTCTCCGTGATGGTCAACGGTTTAGGAGCAACCCCACTTGAGGAACTTTTAATCGCTTACCGCGGAGTACATCGGCAGCTTAAGGATATAGGGGTAGAAATTTTTATGCCCCATATAGGAGAGTTTGCTACATCCATGGAAATGGCCGGCCTATCCATTACGGTCTTGAAGTTGGACACGGAGCTCAAGAGTTTTCTCAGGTATCCAGCCTCTACCCCCTTCTATACCAACGTCAACAAATAA
- a CDS encoding ABC transporter substrate-binding protein, producing the protein MRFKDFFSLFFVLLFSFINSPTSALEDTLTIAAAYDAKALDPAVTIDTPSIFVGAKIHENLLCIDENSKLQPQLAESYEQIDSQAYRFILRKGVRFHNGEELKASDVKFSMDRAMSLIGSAKNWSLAFT; encoded by the coding sequence ATGCGCTTTAAAGATTTTTTCTCGTTGTTTTTCGTCCTGCTGTTTTCGTTTATTAATTCTCCTACCTCAGCGTTGGAGGATACTTTGACGATTGCCGCAGCCTACGACGCAAAAGCTCTGGACCCAGCAGTCACGATTGATACTCCTTCTATCTTTGTGGGAGCCAAAATTCACGAAAACCTTCTTTGTATCGACGAAAACTCGAAACTGCAACCACAGCTGGCAGAAAGTTACGAACAGATCGATTCCCAAGCCTATCGTTTTATCCTCCGTAAAGGGGTCAGGTTCCACAATGGAGAGGAGTTGAAAGCCTCCGACGTCAAGTTCTCCATGGATCGGGCCATGTCCCTTATCGGCTCGGCAAAGAACTGGAGCCTTGCCTTTACATGA